From a single Falco peregrinus isolate bFalPer1 chromosome 10, bFalPer1.pri, whole genome shotgun sequence genomic region:
- the ACOT11 gene encoding acyl-coenzyme A thioesterase 11 isoform X3: MMELTRSPSVPCSPTKQATSCWARGGYGRETAERHAGCPCVTASMDDIYFEHTISQPYINPPGQWDGKSGVCVGQVVNIKAKVNRAFNSSMEVGIQVSYEDLCSGKHCSICKAYATFVACGPSGSKVKLKPLTPQTEEEKIEHSIAAERRRMRLVHKDTLKDLLTRSPRETELETRDGSAAVPAEKTRVESVELVLPPHANHQGNTFGGQIMAWMENVATIAASRLCHAHPTLRAIEMFHFRGPSQVGDRLVLKAIVNNAFKNSMEVGVCAEAYGQEMSVSRRHINSAFMTFVVLDQEGRPRTLPMVAPEPGDGERRYREASARKKIRLDRKYLVSCKQTEVPLSVPWDQSNKVYLSYNNVSALKMLVAKANWVLAREKEKVRMYTLEEDKFLSFRIEMSVHIAASRAFSLLSDLRRRHEWDSHYASAVLVQQVDNDDMIYHVVSQTLSHENKPQDFVILASRRKPCSKGDPYVVAFRSVTLPTHPASAGFTRGETLCSGFCIWPESEETSKVAYYNQATPGYLNYVTTNVSGLSSNFCATFEACEKFLLKNKEDLIVRLQDL; encoded by the exons ATGATGGAGCTCACCAGATCTCCAAGCGTGCCATGCAGCCCTACCAAGCAGGCCACCAGCTGCTGGGCACGGGGAGGTTACGGCAGGGAAACAG ccGAGAGGCACGCCGGCTGCCCATGCGTCACGGCTTCCATGGATGATATCTATTTTGAGCATACCATTAG CCAGCCCTATATAAACCCTCCTGGGCAGTGGGACGGGAAGAGCGGTGTCTG tgtcGGGCAAGTTGTCAACATCAAAGCCAAAGTGAACCGAGCTTTTAACTCCAGCATGGAG GTGGGCATCCAAGTGAGCTACGAAGACCTGTGCAGTGGGAAGCACTGCAGCATCTGCAAGGCGTACGCCACCTTCGTGGCATGCGGCCCCTCCGGCAGCAAG GTAAAGCTGAAGCCACTGACCCCGCAGACGGAGGAGGAGAAGATAGAGCACAGCATTGCTGCCGAGCGCCGCCGTATGCGCCTGGTCCACAAGGACACCCTCAAGGACCTCCTCACCCGCAGCCCCCGTGAAACCG AGCTGGAGACGCGGGACGGCAGCGCAGCAGTGCCAGCGGAGAAGACACGGGTGGAGAGCGTGGAGCTGGTGCTGCCCCCACATGCCAACCATCAGGGCAACACCTTCGGCGGGCAGATCATGGCCTGGATGGAGAACGTGGCCACCATCGCAGCCAG CCGGCTGTGCCATGCCCACCCCACGCTGCGCGCCATCGAGATGTTCCACTTTCGGGGACCATCACAGGTGGGAGACCGGCTGGTGCTCAAAGCCATCGTCAACAATGCCTTCAAAAACAG CATGGAGGTGGGGGTCTGCGCCGAGGCATATGGCCAGGAGATGTCCGTCAGCCGGAGGCACATCAACAGCGCCTTCATGACCTTTGTGGTGCTGGACCAGGAGGGCCGGCCCCGCACCCTGCCGATGGTGGCACCTGAGCCTGGG GATGGAGAGAGGAGGTACAGAGAAGCCagtgctaggaaaaaaattcgGCTTGACCG aaaataCCTCGTCTCCTGCAAACAGACCGAGGTGCCGCTCTCCGTGCCCTGGGACCAAAGCAACAAG gttTATCTGAGCTACAACAACGTCTCTGCGCTGAAGATGCTCGTAGCCAAAGCGAACTGGGTACTCgccagagaaaaggagaag GTGCGGATGTACACGCTGGAGGAGGACAAGTTCCTCTCCTTCCGCATTGAGATGTCGGTCCACATCGCCGCCAGCCGAGCCTTCTCCCTGCTCTCTGACCTGCGGCGCCGGCACGAGTGGGACAGCCACTACGC GAGCGCTGTGCTTGTCCAGCAAGTAGACAACGATGACATGATCTACCACGTGGTGAGCCAGACGCTCAGCCATGAGAACAAGCCACAGGACTTTGTCATCCTTGCGTCCCGACGGAAACCCTGCAGCAAGGG GGACCCCTACGTGGTGGCCTTTCGGTCGGTGACGCTGCCCACGCACCCTGCCAGCGCTGGCTTCACGCGTGGGGAGACGCTCTGCTCTGGTTTCTGCATTTGGCCAGAGTCAGAGGAGACGAGCAAG GTAGCTTACTACAACCAGGCTACGCCGGGGTACCTCAACTATGTCACCACCAACGTGTCGGGACTGTCCTCCAACTTCTGCGCCACCTTTGAAGCCTGTGAGAAGTTCCTGCTGAAGAACAAGGAGGACCTGATCGTGCGGCTGCAGGACCTCTAG
- the ACOT11 gene encoding acyl-coenzyme A thioesterase 11 isoform X4: MASPSPARNPTEVQMSQLVLPCHTNHRGELSIGQLLKWIDTAACLSAERHAGCPCVTASMDDIYFEHTISVGQVVNIKAKVNRAFNSSMEVGIQVSYEDLCSGKHCSICKAYATFVACGPSGSKVKLKPLTPQTEEEKIEHSIAAERRRMRLVHKDTLKDLLTRSPRETELETRDGSAAVPAEKTRVESVELVLPPHANHQGNTFGGQIMAWMENVATIAASRLCHAHPTLRAIEMFHFRGPSQVGDRLVLKAIVNNAFKNSMEVGVCAEAYGQEMSVSRRHINSAFMTFVVLDQEGRPRTLPMVAPEPGDGERRYREASARKKIRLDRKYLVSCKQTEVPLSVPWDQSNKVYLSYNNVSALKMLVAKANWVLAREKEKVRMYTLEEDKFLSFRIEMSVHIAASRAFSLLSDLRRRHEWDSHYASAVLVQQVDNDDMIYHVVSQTLSHENKPQDFVILASRRKPCSKGDPYVVAFRSVTLPTHPASAGFTRGETLCSGFCIWPESEETSKVAYYNQATPGYLNYVTTNVSGLSSNFCATFEACEKFLLKNKEDLIVRLQDL, from the exons ATGGCGAGCCCCTCGCCTGCCCGCAACCCCACCGAGGTGCAGATGAGCCAGCTGGTGCTGCCCTGCCACACCAACCACCGTGGCGAGCTCAGCATCGGCCAGCTGCTCAAGTGGATCGACACGGCTGCCTGCCTCTCCG ccGAGAGGCACGCCGGCTGCCCATGCGTCACGGCTTCCATGGATGATATCTATTTTGAGCATACCATTAG tgtcGGGCAAGTTGTCAACATCAAAGCCAAAGTGAACCGAGCTTTTAACTCCAGCATGGAG GTGGGCATCCAAGTGAGCTACGAAGACCTGTGCAGTGGGAAGCACTGCAGCATCTGCAAGGCGTACGCCACCTTCGTGGCATGCGGCCCCTCCGGCAGCAAG GTAAAGCTGAAGCCACTGACCCCGCAGACGGAGGAGGAGAAGATAGAGCACAGCATTGCTGCCGAGCGCCGCCGTATGCGCCTGGTCCACAAGGACACCCTCAAGGACCTCCTCACCCGCAGCCCCCGTGAAACCG AGCTGGAGACGCGGGACGGCAGCGCAGCAGTGCCAGCGGAGAAGACACGGGTGGAGAGCGTGGAGCTGGTGCTGCCCCCACATGCCAACCATCAGGGCAACACCTTCGGCGGGCAGATCATGGCCTGGATGGAGAACGTGGCCACCATCGCAGCCAG CCGGCTGTGCCATGCCCACCCCACGCTGCGCGCCATCGAGATGTTCCACTTTCGGGGACCATCACAGGTGGGAGACCGGCTGGTGCTCAAAGCCATCGTCAACAATGCCTTCAAAAACAG CATGGAGGTGGGGGTCTGCGCCGAGGCATATGGCCAGGAGATGTCCGTCAGCCGGAGGCACATCAACAGCGCCTTCATGACCTTTGTGGTGCTGGACCAGGAGGGCCGGCCCCGCACCCTGCCGATGGTGGCACCTGAGCCTGGG GATGGAGAGAGGAGGTACAGAGAAGCCagtgctaggaaaaaaattcgGCTTGACCG aaaataCCTCGTCTCCTGCAAACAGACCGAGGTGCCGCTCTCCGTGCCCTGGGACCAAAGCAACAAG gttTATCTGAGCTACAACAACGTCTCTGCGCTGAAGATGCTCGTAGCCAAAGCGAACTGGGTACTCgccagagaaaaggagaag GTGCGGATGTACACGCTGGAGGAGGACAAGTTCCTCTCCTTCCGCATTGAGATGTCGGTCCACATCGCCGCCAGCCGAGCCTTCTCCCTGCTCTCTGACCTGCGGCGCCGGCACGAGTGGGACAGCCACTACGC GAGCGCTGTGCTTGTCCAGCAAGTAGACAACGATGACATGATCTACCACGTGGTGAGCCAGACGCTCAGCCATGAGAACAAGCCACAGGACTTTGTCATCCTTGCGTCCCGACGGAAACCCTGCAGCAAGGG GGACCCCTACGTGGTGGCCTTTCGGTCGGTGACGCTGCCCACGCACCCTGCCAGCGCTGGCTTCACGCGTGGGGAGACGCTCTGCTCTGGTTTCTGCATTTGGCCAGAGTCAGAGGAGACGAGCAAG GTAGCTTACTACAACCAGGCTACGCCGGGGTACCTCAACTATGTCACCACCAACGTGTCGGGACTGTCCTCCAACTTCTGCGCCACCTTTGAAGCCTGTGAGAAGTTCCTGCTGAAGAACAAGGAGGACCTGATCGTGCGGCTGCAGGACCTCTAG
- the TTC4 gene encoding tetratricopeptide repeat protein 4, whose product MAEAGPGGGTPRYRGALQPDTWEQELEAIPMFMKRCPAEIDAARQPELACLQSLLFDEDQGPAELARMYKNEGNEYFRERDYRRAVIAYTEGLKKKCEDPELNAVLHTNRGAAHFYLGNYRSALNDAIQAKKLKPTHLKAIVRGALCHMELKNFSEAIAWCEEGLQIDSKEKKLVEVRAKADKLKRAEERDARKAKVMEKKEQCQKEILLAAIKERNIKLALKPSNEEEEISGGLAEISLDGFHSDNATEAKVHLDADGNLNWPVLFLYPEHEQTDFIVAFHENSRFIDHLMVMFAELPPWDLERKYLPCDLELYFEDEERAAMYQLNPEHTLLQVLQHERYFVKAGTPTVLAFVKSSPFSKKYFSGKKVHRL is encoded by the exons ATGGcggaggccgggccgggcggcggaACGCCGAGGTACCGGGGCGCTCTCCAGCCCGACACGTGGGAGCAG GAGCTGGAGGCCATCCCCATGTTCATGAAGCGGTGCCCGGCAGAGATCGACGCGGCGCGGCAGCCGGAGCTGGCCTGTCTGCAGTCCCTCCTCTTCGACGAGGATCAGGGCCCCGCAG agctggccaGGATGTACAAAAACGAAGGGAACGAGTACTTCAGGGAGAGGGACTACAGGAGAGCCGTCATCGCCTACACCGAGGGGCTGAAGAAGAAGTGTGAGGACCCAGAGCTGAATGCCGTGCTGCACACAAACCGAGGGGCTGCACATTTCTACCTGG GTAACTACCGTTCTGCCCTCAATGATGCCATCCAAGCAAAAAAGCTAAAGCCCACTCATCTCAAAGCAATCGTAAGAG GAGCTCTCTGTCACATGGAGCTAAAGAATTTCTCAGAAGCAATAGCATGGTGTGAGGAGGGCTTGCAAATAgattcaaaagagaaaaagcttgtGGAAGTGAGAGCTAAAGCTGACAAATTAAAG CGAGCTGAGGAGCGGGatgcaaggaaagcaaaggtgATGGAGAAGAAGGAACAGTGTCAAAAGGAAATTCTGCTTGCAGCAATAAAG gaAAGAAATATCAAGCTGGCTCTCAAGCCTTCAAatgaagaagaggaaatatCAGGTGGCTTGGCTGAGATATCTTTAGATGGTTTCCACTCTGACAATGCCACAGAGGCAAAGGTGCACTTAGATGCTGATGGTAACTTGAACTGGCCTGTCCTCTTTCTGTACCCTGAGCACGAGCAAACAGATTTCATTGTGGCTTTTCATGAGAACTCCAG GTTTATTGATCATTTAATGGTGATGTTTGCTGAGTTACCTCCTTGGGacttagaaagaaaataccttccCTGTGATCTTGAG CTCTATTTTGAAGATGAAGAAAGAGCAGCAATGTACCAGCTGAACCCAGAACACACGTTGCTACAAGTGCTGCAGCACGAAAG GTATTTTGTAAAAGCTGGGACTCCAACAGTTTTGGCATTTGTAAAGTCTTCTCCTTTCTCTAAGAAGTACTTCTCTGGCAAGAAAGTGCATCGACTATAA
- the TMEM205 gene encoding transmembrane protein 205, which produces MLTDTEPSNTIKLLHLLFLSTSWGMQIWVTFVAGFVMGSHLPRHTYGFIQRKLFPYYFHIGSTCAFLNLTLFAMYHPSELLSDEQTTQIIAFFVCVAASVLNTQWFGQVTSDIAADMHLVERRHGLGQEVGLFTSESCRQLCTSNPSYRQLSQQFTLYHTLSSLCNLCCIVCNGLSLYYVAAHLSAL; this is translated from the exons ATGCTGACCGACACAGAGCCCTCCAACACCATCAAACTGCTGcacctgcttttcctctccacCTCCTGGGGAATGCAGATCTGGGTGACCTTCGTGGCTG GGTTTGTGATGGGCAGCCACCTCCCTCGCCACACCTATGGTTTCATCCAGCGCAAGCTCTTCCCCTACTACTTCCACATTGGCTCCACTTGTGCCTTCCTCAACCTGACTCTGTTTGCCATGTACCACCCCAGCGAGCTGCTCAGCGATGAACAAACGACCCAG ATCATCGCCTTCTTCGTTTGCGTCGCTGCTTCAGTGCTGAACACGCAGTGGTTTGGGCAGGTCACCTCCGACATCGCGGCAGACATGCACCTTGTTGAGCGCCGGCACGGCCTCGGCCAGGAGGTTGGGCTGTTTACCAGCGagtcctgcaggcagctgtgcacCTCCAACCCCAGCTACCGGCAGCTGTCCCAGCAGTTCACCCTCTACCACACTCTGTCCTCCCTCTGCAACCTCTGCTGCATCGTGTGCAACGGTTTGAGCTTGTACTACGTGGCTGCCCACCTCTCCGCTCTGTGA
- the ACOT11 gene encoding acyl-coenzyme A thioesterase 11 isoform X1 — translation MLSFFWLRCLLKMVKENIVVPEEILSFCCNGLQGSTSLLRAREPGEQEEVPGAMASPSPARNPTEVQMSQLVLPCHTNHRGELSIGQLLKWIDTAACLSAERHAGCPCVTASMDDIYFEHTISQPYINPPGQWDGKSGVCVGQVVNIKAKVNRAFNSSMEVGIQVSYEDLCSGKHCSICKAYATFVACGPSGSKVKLKPLTPQTEEEKIEHSIAAERRRMRLVHKDTLKDLLTRSPRETELETRDGSAAVPAEKTRVESVELVLPPHANHQGNTFGGQIMAWMENVATIAASRLCHAHPTLRAIEMFHFRGPSQVGDRLVLKAIVNNAFKNSMEVGVCAEAYGQEMSVSRRHINSAFMTFVVLDQEGRPRTLPMVAPEPGDGERRYREASARKKIRLDRKYLVSCKQTEVPLSVPWDQSNKVYLSYNNVSALKMLVAKANWVLAREKEKVRMYTLEEDKFLSFRIEMSVHIAASRAFSLLSDLRRRHEWDSHYASAVLVQQVDNDDMIYHVVSQTLSHENKPQDFVILASRRKPCSKGDPYVVAFRSVTLPTHPASAGFTRGETLCSGFCIWPESEETSKVAYYNQATPGYLNYVTTNVSGLSSNFCATFEACEKFLLKNKEDLIVRLQDL, via the exons gtgtcttttaaaaatggtCAAGGAGAATATTGTAGTCCCTGAAGAGATCTTGAGCTTCTGTTGCAATGGCCTCCAG GGCTCGACCTCTCTGCTGCGTGCCCGGGAgccaggggagcaggaggaggtgcCGGGGGCCATGGCGAGCCCCTCGCCTGCCCGCAACCCCACCGAGGTGCAGATGAGCCAGCTGGTGCTGCCCTGCCACACCAACCACCGTGGCGAGCTCAGCATCGGCCAGCTGCTCAAGTGGATCGACACGGCTGCCTGCCTCTCCG ccGAGAGGCACGCCGGCTGCCCATGCGTCACGGCTTCCATGGATGATATCTATTTTGAGCATACCATTAG CCAGCCCTATATAAACCCTCCTGGGCAGTGGGACGGGAAGAGCGGTGTCTG tgtcGGGCAAGTTGTCAACATCAAAGCCAAAGTGAACCGAGCTTTTAACTCCAGCATGGAG GTGGGCATCCAAGTGAGCTACGAAGACCTGTGCAGTGGGAAGCACTGCAGCATCTGCAAGGCGTACGCCACCTTCGTGGCATGCGGCCCCTCCGGCAGCAAG GTAAAGCTGAAGCCACTGACCCCGCAGACGGAGGAGGAGAAGATAGAGCACAGCATTGCTGCCGAGCGCCGCCGTATGCGCCTGGTCCACAAGGACACCCTCAAGGACCTCCTCACCCGCAGCCCCCGTGAAACCG AGCTGGAGACGCGGGACGGCAGCGCAGCAGTGCCAGCGGAGAAGACACGGGTGGAGAGCGTGGAGCTGGTGCTGCCCCCACATGCCAACCATCAGGGCAACACCTTCGGCGGGCAGATCATGGCCTGGATGGAGAACGTGGCCACCATCGCAGCCAG CCGGCTGTGCCATGCCCACCCCACGCTGCGCGCCATCGAGATGTTCCACTTTCGGGGACCATCACAGGTGGGAGACCGGCTGGTGCTCAAAGCCATCGTCAACAATGCCTTCAAAAACAG CATGGAGGTGGGGGTCTGCGCCGAGGCATATGGCCAGGAGATGTCCGTCAGCCGGAGGCACATCAACAGCGCCTTCATGACCTTTGTGGTGCTGGACCAGGAGGGCCGGCCCCGCACCCTGCCGATGGTGGCACCTGAGCCTGGG GATGGAGAGAGGAGGTACAGAGAAGCCagtgctaggaaaaaaattcgGCTTGACCG aaaataCCTCGTCTCCTGCAAACAGACCGAGGTGCCGCTCTCCGTGCCCTGGGACCAAAGCAACAAG gttTATCTGAGCTACAACAACGTCTCTGCGCTGAAGATGCTCGTAGCCAAAGCGAACTGGGTACTCgccagagaaaaggagaag GTGCGGATGTACACGCTGGAGGAGGACAAGTTCCTCTCCTTCCGCATTGAGATGTCGGTCCACATCGCCGCCAGCCGAGCCTTCTCCCTGCTCTCTGACCTGCGGCGCCGGCACGAGTGGGACAGCCACTACGC GAGCGCTGTGCTTGTCCAGCAAGTAGACAACGATGACATGATCTACCACGTGGTGAGCCAGACGCTCAGCCATGAGAACAAGCCACAGGACTTTGTCATCCTTGCGTCCCGACGGAAACCCTGCAGCAAGGG GGACCCCTACGTGGTGGCCTTTCGGTCGGTGACGCTGCCCACGCACCCTGCCAGCGCTGGCTTCACGCGTGGGGAGACGCTCTGCTCTGGTTTCTGCATTTGGCCAGAGTCAGAGGAGACGAGCAAG GTAGCTTACTACAACCAGGCTACGCCGGGGTACCTCAACTATGTCACCACCAACGTGTCGGGACTGTCCTCCAACTTCTGCGCCACCTTTGAAGCCTGTGAGAAGTTCCTGCTGAAGAACAAGGAGGACCTGATCGTGCGGCTGCAGGACCTCTAG
- the ACOT11 gene encoding acyl-coenzyme A thioesterase 11 isoform X5, with protein sequence MMELTRSPSVPCSPTKQATSCWARGGYGRETAERHAGCPCVTASMDDIYFEHTISVGQVVNIKAKVNRAFNSSMEVGIQVSYEDLCSGKHCSICKAYATFVACGPSGSKVKLKPLTPQTEEEKIEHSIAAERRRMRLVHKDTLKDLLTRSPRETELETRDGSAAVPAEKTRVESVELVLPPHANHQGNTFGGQIMAWMENVATIAASRLCHAHPTLRAIEMFHFRGPSQVGDRLVLKAIVNNAFKNSMEVGVCAEAYGQEMSVSRRHINSAFMTFVVLDQEGRPRTLPMVAPEPGDGERRYREASARKKIRLDRKYLVSCKQTEVPLSVPWDQSNKVYLSYNNVSALKMLVAKANWVLAREKEKVRMYTLEEDKFLSFRIEMSVHIAASRAFSLLSDLRRRHEWDSHYASAVLVQQVDNDDMIYHVVSQTLSHENKPQDFVILASRRKPCSKGDPYVVAFRSVTLPTHPASAGFTRGETLCSGFCIWPESEETSKVAYYNQATPGYLNYVTTNVSGLSSNFCATFEACEKFLLKNKEDLIVRLQDL encoded by the exons ATGATGGAGCTCACCAGATCTCCAAGCGTGCCATGCAGCCCTACCAAGCAGGCCACCAGCTGCTGGGCACGGGGAGGTTACGGCAGGGAAACAG ccGAGAGGCACGCCGGCTGCCCATGCGTCACGGCTTCCATGGATGATATCTATTTTGAGCATACCATTAG tgtcGGGCAAGTTGTCAACATCAAAGCCAAAGTGAACCGAGCTTTTAACTCCAGCATGGAG GTGGGCATCCAAGTGAGCTACGAAGACCTGTGCAGTGGGAAGCACTGCAGCATCTGCAAGGCGTACGCCACCTTCGTGGCATGCGGCCCCTCCGGCAGCAAG GTAAAGCTGAAGCCACTGACCCCGCAGACGGAGGAGGAGAAGATAGAGCACAGCATTGCTGCCGAGCGCCGCCGTATGCGCCTGGTCCACAAGGACACCCTCAAGGACCTCCTCACCCGCAGCCCCCGTGAAACCG AGCTGGAGACGCGGGACGGCAGCGCAGCAGTGCCAGCGGAGAAGACACGGGTGGAGAGCGTGGAGCTGGTGCTGCCCCCACATGCCAACCATCAGGGCAACACCTTCGGCGGGCAGATCATGGCCTGGATGGAGAACGTGGCCACCATCGCAGCCAG CCGGCTGTGCCATGCCCACCCCACGCTGCGCGCCATCGAGATGTTCCACTTTCGGGGACCATCACAGGTGGGAGACCGGCTGGTGCTCAAAGCCATCGTCAACAATGCCTTCAAAAACAG CATGGAGGTGGGGGTCTGCGCCGAGGCATATGGCCAGGAGATGTCCGTCAGCCGGAGGCACATCAACAGCGCCTTCATGACCTTTGTGGTGCTGGACCAGGAGGGCCGGCCCCGCACCCTGCCGATGGTGGCACCTGAGCCTGGG GATGGAGAGAGGAGGTACAGAGAAGCCagtgctaggaaaaaaattcgGCTTGACCG aaaataCCTCGTCTCCTGCAAACAGACCGAGGTGCCGCTCTCCGTGCCCTGGGACCAAAGCAACAAG gttTATCTGAGCTACAACAACGTCTCTGCGCTGAAGATGCTCGTAGCCAAAGCGAACTGGGTACTCgccagagaaaaggagaag GTGCGGATGTACACGCTGGAGGAGGACAAGTTCCTCTCCTTCCGCATTGAGATGTCGGTCCACATCGCCGCCAGCCGAGCCTTCTCCCTGCTCTCTGACCTGCGGCGCCGGCACGAGTGGGACAGCCACTACGC GAGCGCTGTGCTTGTCCAGCAAGTAGACAACGATGACATGATCTACCACGTGGTGAGCCAGACGCTCAGCCATGAGAACAAGCCACAGGACTTTGTCATCCTTGCGTCCCGACGGAAACCCTGCAGCAAGGG GGACCCCTACGTGGTGGCCTTTCGGTCGGTGACGCTGCCCACGCACCCTGCCAGCGCTGGCTTCACGCGTGGGGAGACGCTCTGCTCTGGTTTCTGCATTTGGCCAGAGTCAGAGGAGACGAGCAAG GTAGCTTACTACAACCAGGCTACGCCGGGGTACCTCAACTATGTCACCACCAACGTGTCGGGACTGTCCTCCAACTTCTGCGCCACCTTTGAAGCCTGTGAGAAGTTCCTGCTGAAGAACAAGGAGGACCTGATCGTGCGGCTGCAGGACCTCTAG
- the ACOT11 gene encoding acyl-coenzyme A thioesterase 11 isoform X2 encodes MLSFFWLRCLLKMVKENIVVPEEILSFCCNGLQGSTSLLRAREPGEQEEVPGAMASPSPARNPTEVQMSQLVLPCHTNHRGELSIGQLLKWIDTAACLSAERHAGCPCVTASMDDIYFEHTISVGQVVNIKAKVNRAFNSSMEVGIQVSYEDLCSGKHCSICKAYATFVACGPSGSKVKLKPLTPQTEEEKIEHSIAAERRRMRLVHKDTLKDLLTRSPRETELETRDGSAAVPAEKTRVESVELVLPPHANHQGNTFGGQIMAWMENVATIAASRLCHAHPTLRAIEMFHFRGPSQVGDRLVLKAIVNNAFKNSMEVGVCAEAYGQEMSVSRRHINSAFMTFVVLDQEGRPRTLPMVAPEPGDGERRYREASARKKIRLDRKYLVSCKQTEVPLSVPWDQSNKVYLSYNNVSALKMLVAKANWVLAREKEKVRMYTLEEDKFLSFRIEMSVHIAASRAFSLLSDLRRRHEWDSHYASAVLVQQVDNDDMIYHVVSQTLSHENKPQDFVILASRRKPCSKGDPYVVAFRSVTLPTHPASAGFTRGETLCSGFCIWPESEETSKVAYYNQATPGYLNYVTTNVSGLSSNFCATFEACEKFLLKNKEDLIVRLQDL; translated from the exons gtgtcttttaaaaatggtCAAGGAGAATATTGTAGTCCCTGAAGAGATCTTGAGCTTCTGTTGCAATGGCCTCCAG GGCTCGACCTCTCTGCTGCGTGCCCGGGAgccaggggagcaggaggaggtgcCGGGGGCCATGGCGAGCCCCTCGCCTGCCCGCAACCCCACCGAGGTGCAGATGAGCCAGCTGGTGCTGCCCTGCCACACCAACCACCGTGGCGAGCTCAGCATCGGCCAGCTGCTCAAGTGGATCGACACGGCTGCCTGCCTCTCCG ccGAGAGGCACGCCGGCTGCCCATGCGTCACGGCTTCCATGGATGATATCTATTTTGAGCATACCATTAG tgtcGGGCAAGTTGTCAACATCAAAGCCAAAGTGAACCGAGCTTTTAACTCCAGCATGGAG GTGGGCATCCAAGTGAGCTACGAAGACCTGTGCAGTGGGAAGCACTGCAGCATCTGCAAGGCGTACGCCACCTTCGTGGCATGCGGCCCCTCCGGCAGCAAG GTAAAGCTGAAGCCACTGACCCCGCAGACGGAGGAGGAGAAGATAGAGCACAGCATTGCTGCCGAGCGCCGCCGTATGCGCCTGGTCCACAAGGACACCCTCAAGGACCTCCTCACCCGCAGCCCCCGTGAAACCG AGCTGGAGACGCGGGACGGCAGCGCAGCAGTGCCAGCGGAGAAGACACGGGTGGAGAGCGTGGAGCTGGTGCTGCCCCCACATGCCAACCATCAGGGCAACACCTTCGGCGGGCAGATCATGGCCTGGATGGAGAACGTGGCCACCATCGCAGCCAG CCGGCTGTGCCATGCCCACCCCACGCTGCGCGCCATCGAGATGTTCCACTTTCGGGGACCATCACAGGTGGGAGACCGGCTGGTGCTCAAAGCCATCGTCAACAATGCCTTCAAAAACAG CATGGAGGTGGGGGTCTGCGCCGAGGCATATGGCCAGGAGATGTCCGTCAGCCGGAGGCACATCAACAGCGCCTTCATGACCTTTGTGGTGCTGGACCAGGAGGGCCGGCCCCGCACCCTGCCGATGGTGGCACCTGAGCCTGGG GATGGAGAGAGGAGGTACAGAGAAGCCagtgctaggaaaaaaattcgGCTTGACCG aaaataCCTCGTCTCCTGCAAACAGACCGAGGTGCCGCTCTCCGTGCCCTGGGACCAAAGCAACAAG gttTATCTGAGCTACAACAACGTCTCTGCGCTGAAGATGCTCGTAGCCAAAGCGAACTGGGTACTCgccagagaaaaggagaag GTGCGGATGTACACGCTGGAGGAGGACAAGTTCCTCTCCTTCCGCATTGAGATGTCGGTCCACATCGCCGCCAGCCGAGCCTTCTCCCTGCTCTCTGACCTGCGGCGCCGGCACGAGTGGGACAGCCACTACGC GAGCGCTGTGCTTGTCCAGCAAGTAGACAACGATGACATGATCTACCACGTGGTGAGCCAGACGCTCAGCCATGAGAACAAGCCACAGGACTTTGTCATCCTTGCGTCCCGACGGAAACCCTGCAGCAAGGG GGACCCCTACGTGGTGGCCTTTCGGTCGGTGACGCTGCCCACGCACCCTGCCAGCGCTGGCTTCACGCGTGGGGAGACGCTCTGCTCTGGTTTCTGCATTTGGCCAGAGTCAGAGGAGACGAGCAAG GTAGCTTACTACAACCAGGCTACGCCGGGGTACCTCAACTATGTCACCACCAACGTGTCGGGACTGTCCTCCAACTTCTGCGCCACCTTTGAAGCCTGTGAGAAGTTCCTGCTGAAGAACAAGGAGGACCTGATCGTGCGGCTGCAGGACCTCTAG